The following proteins are co-located in the Chlamydiota bacterium genome:
- a CDS encoding extracellular solute-binding protein — translation MRRFSLLFFFFFLLTWIGDTRPLFAKVEELEVWAMGEEGQKIGPLAKVFEEKYPGVKMIVQAIPWGAAHEKLITAVAGESTPDVCQLGSTWVSEFEAMKVLLPLDSFLEKSSLKADQFFESAWKVNFIQSNLYGIPWYVDTRVLFYRKDLLAKVGFNHAPTTWDELLEVCRKLAKDIDGDGKKDSYGISLPLRDWQQISAFVWQNGGKILSEDGTTSQVNDPRVIEAFQFYQRFFEEGLAPRELAAGTDIFNAFDKGFLPMFISGPWMLRQVHDQVPHLDGKWAVATLPRKERMTSFVGGSSLVIFKNTRHPELAWKWIEFLNQPEIQVKWYQITEDLPSTQAAWRDPYFKDLEMVRVFGEQLKDTESPPSIPEWEEIAGVIDHGMEQVIFGAGTVKECLEKVSNQINKILTHQHPIQSPLFKGTIIGLFIGLVGFFLVLYFVSSKQKSSHDLGAIDFSGRLKRYVKSYAFILPSLTIFIVFLFAPAGMSFLMSFTNWDIRSIVNLHQVSFVGLDNFKNLLMNKIFLHALWNTFVFVLVGGALTTGTALFLAILLNSAVVRFRTFFRVGFFTPVVTTMVAVAVVWRWLYNARFGLINWFLGLIGIEGKNWLGDVTWAMPALILMALWKNFGYYMVIFLAGLQGIPPHLYEASNIDGANRIQAFFYITIPLLKPTLFFISIMVSIGYFQFFAEPYIMTDGGPLDSTTSVVLMMYKEGFKYFHMGYASAIAYILFIVIAAFSWIQFRLNRQNVEY, via the coding sequence ATGCGTCGGTTTTCACTTCTGTTTTTTTTCTTCTTTCTCTTAACATGGATAGGGGACACTCGACCTTTGTTTGCAAAGGTTGAAGAGCTTGAAGTCTGGGCCATGGGGGAAGAAGGTCAAAAGATTGGACCCTTAGCTAAAGTCTTTGAAGAAAAGTATCCAGGCGTTAAAATGATTGTTCAAGCGATTCCCTGGGGGGCTGCTCATGAGAAGTTAATTACAGCGGTTGCGGGTGAATCAACCCCCGATGTTTGTCAGTTGGGAAGCACATGGGTTTCAGAATTTGAAGCCATGAAAGTACTTCTTCCTCTCGATTCCTTTTTGGAAAAATCCTCTCTCAAAGCGGATCAATTTTTTGAAAGTGCATGGAAGGTTAATTTTATCCAATCCAATCTCTATGGAATCCCTTGGTATGTTGATACGAGGGTTTTATTTTATCGAAAAGATCTCCTGGCCAAGGTAGGTTTTAACCATGCCCCCACGACGTGGGACGAGCTTCTAGAGGTCTGCCGTAAACTTGCAAAAGATATCGATGGAGATGGGAAAAAAGATAGTTATGGGATTAGCCTTCCCTTGCGTGATTGGCAGCAGATTTCGGCATTTGTTTGGCAGAATGGTGGAAAAATTCTTTCTGAAGATGGGACGACCTCACAGGTCAATGATCCTCGTGTAATCGAGGCCTTTCAATTTTATCAACGTTTTTTTGAAGAGGGGCTGGCTCCTCGAGAATTAGCCGCGGGGACAGATATTTTTAATGCTTTCGATAAGGGTTTTTTACCCATGTTTATCAGTGGGCCATGGATGTTGAGGCAAGTTCATGATCAAGTTCCTCATTTAGATGGAAAGTGGGCGGTTGCAACCTTGCCTCGTAAGGAAAGAATGACATCCTTTGTTGGAGGTTCAAGTCTGGTCATTTTTAAGAATACGCGTCATCCCGAATTAGCTTGGAAATGGATTGAGTTTTTGAATCAGCCTGAAATCCAAGTGAAATGGTATCAAATAACAGAGGATTTACCCTCGACCCAGGCGGCATGGAGGGATCCCTATTTTAAAGATTTGGAAATGGTCAGGGTTTTTGGGGAACAGCTCAAAGATACTGAAAGTCCTCCCTCGATTCCAGAGTGGGAAGAGATTGCAGGAGTTATTGATCATGGAATGGAACAGGTGATTTTTGGAGCGGGCACCGTTAAAGAGTGTTTGGAAAAAGTATCCAATCAAATTAATAAAATTTTAACCCATCAGCATCCTATTCAAAGCCCGCTTTTTAAGGGGACTATCATAGGTCTTTTTATAGGACTTGTCGGATTTTTTCTTGTTCTTTATTTTGTTTCTTCAAAGCAAAAATCAAGCCATGATTTGGGGGCCATTGATTTTTCAGGCCGTCTCAAGCGCTATGTAAAGTCCTATGCGTTTATTTTGCCCAGTTTAACTATTTTTATTGTTTTCCTTTTTGCTCCAGCAGGGATGTCCTTTTTAATGAGCTTTACCAATTGGGATATTCGCTCGATTGTTAACCTCCATCAAGTTTCGTTTGTAGGATTAGACAATTTTAAAAATCTTCTGATGAATAAAATTTTCCTTCATGCCTTATGGAACACCTTTGTTTTTGTCCTTGTAGGTGGTGCTTTAACGACGGGAACAGCTCTTTTCCTCGCCATTCTTTTGAACAGTGCAGTGGTCAGATTTAGGACTTTTTTTAGAGTCGGTTTTTTTACTCCAGTCGTGACGACCATGGTAGCGGTTGCGGTTGTTTGGAGATGGCTCTATAATGCAAGGTTTGGCCTCATTAATTGGTTCTTAGGCCTCATTGGGATTGAAGGGAAGAATTGGCTTGGGGATGTGACGTGGGCAATGCCCGCCTTAATTTTGATGGCCCTATGGAAAAATTTTGGATATTACATGGTCATTTTTCTTGCGGGTTTACAGGGCATCCCTCCTCACTTGTATGAAGCTTCCAATATTGATGGGGCCAATCGAATCCAAGCGTTTTTTTATATTACCATTCCTCTTTTAAAACCCACTCTTTTTTTTATTAGTATCATGGTCAGTATTGGTTATTTTCAGTTTTTTGCAGAGCCTTATATCATGACCGATGGAGGTCCCTTAGACAGCACAACTTCTGTGGTCTTGATGATGTATAAAGAGGGATTTAAATATTTTCATATGGGCTATGCCTCAGCCATTGCCTATATTCTCTTTATCGTAATTGCGGCCTTTTCGTGGATACAATTTAGACTGAATCGCCAAAATGTGGAATATTAA
- the groL gene encoding chaperonin GroEL (60 kDa chaperone family; promotes refolding of misfolded polypeptides especially under stressful conditions; forms two stacked rings of heptamers to form a barrel-shaped 14mer; ends can be capped by GroES; misfolded proteins enter the barrel where they are refolded when GroES binds), translating to MAKQIRFSGDARQSILRGVEQLSKAVKVTLGPKGRNVVLDKKFGSPTITKDGVTVAKEIELKDPYENMGAQMVREVASKTSDVAGDGTTTATVLAEAIYREGLKNVTAGANPMLIKRGIEKSVEVIVQELKKMSKSVKDKKEIAQVATISANNDTTIGDIIAEAMEKVGKDGTITVEEAKSMETHLDVVEGMQFDKGYLSPYFITDAERMECILEDCYILIHEKKISNLKDMLPLLEKVARTGKPFLIIAEDVEGEALATLVVNKIRGTFTCVAVKAPGFGDRRKAMMDDIAILTGGRCISEDLGIKLENIQLQDLGKAKRIAIDKDNTTIVEGAGSSSAIQARVSQIRKQIDETTSDYDKEKLQERLAKLAGGVAVINVGAATETEMKEKKARVEDALHATRAAVEEGIVIGGGAALLRCALKLAELKLQDADEQIGVGIIKRSIEEPLRQLANNAGMEGSVVVERVKNEKKNIGFNALTLEYEDMFEAGIADPTKVTRSALQNASSIASLLLTTEAMVTEIPEEEKASGMPRGGMGGMGGMGGGMDY from the coding sequence ATGGCTAAACAAATACGATTCAGCGGAGATGCACGGCAGTCCATCCTTCGCGGTGTGGAACAATTAAGCAAGGCTGTCAAGGTCACATTGGGTCCTAAGGGACGCAATGTTGTTCTCGATAAAAAGTTCGGATCACCTACCATTACTAAAGATGGTGTGACCGTAGCAAAAGAGATTGAACTGAAAGACCCTTACGAAAATATGGGTGCTCAAATGGTTCGCGAAGTAGCCAGCAAGACCAGTGATGTTGCGGGTGATGGAACGACCACAGCGACTGTTTTGGCTGAGGCGATTTATCGTGAAGGATTAAAGAACGTGACAGCAGGCGCCAATCCCATGCTGATTAAGAGGGGAATTGAAAAGTCTGTTGAAGTCATTGTCCAGGAACTGAAGAAGATGAGTAAGAGCGTCAAGGACAAGAAAGAAATTGCGCAGGTTGCCACTATTTCTGCCAACAATGACACCACCATTGGTGATATTATTGCAGAGGCGATGGAAAAAGTTGGTAAGGATGGGACGATCACAGTCGAAGAGGCCAAGAGTATGGAAACCCATCTGGATGTGGTGGAAGGAATGCAGTTTGACAAGGGTTATCTTTCCCCCTATTTCATTACCGATGCAGAGAGAATGGAATGTATTTTGGAAGATTGTTATATTCTTATCCATGAGAAGAAAATTTCTAATCTCAAGGATATGCTTCCTCTCTTGGAAAAAGTTGCAAGGACGGGTAAGCCCTTCCTGATCATCGCAGAGGATGTTGAGGGTGAGGCCTTGGCAACCTTGGTCGTTAACAAAATTCGTGGAACATTCACCTGTGTTGCGGTGAAGGCTCCTGGTTTTGGCGATCGCAGAAAGGCGATGATGGATGATATTGCCATTCTAACCGGTGGACGATGCATTTCTGAGGATCTTGGAATTAAGCTTGAGAATATTCAGCTTCAAGATCTTGGAAAGGCAAAAAGAATCGCCATCGATAAAGACAACACCACCATCGTGGAAGGGGCGGGAAGTTCTTCAGCCATCCAGGCGAGGGTTTCCCAGATCCGTAAACAGATCGATGAAACGACCTCTGATTATGACAAAGAGAAGCTGCAAGAGCGTCTTGCGAAGCTGGCAGGCGGTGTGGCTGTGATCAATGTGGGAGCAGCCACTGAGACCGAAATGAAGGAAAAGAAGGCCCGTGTAGAAGATGCGCTCCATGCCACTCGTGCAGCAGTCGAAGAAGGAATTGTGATCGGGGGAGGTGCAGCTCTTTTAAGATGTGCATTGAAACTGGCTGAGCTCAAACTTCAAGATGCGGATGAGCAAATTGGGGTTGGTATTATCAAAAGGTCAATCGAAGAACCTTTGCGTCAGCTCGCAAATAACGCGGGTATGGAAGGTTCTGTTGTTGTTGAACGCGTTAAGAATGAAAAGAAGAACATTGGTTTTAACGCATTGACATTAGAGTATGAAGATATGTTTGAAGCCGGTATTGCGGATCCAACGAAAGTGACCCGCAGTGCTCTTCAGAATGCATCCAGTATTGCTTCTCTTCTTCTGACCACTGAAGCGATGGTCACAGAAATTCCAGAAGAGGAAAAGGCTTCCGGAATGCCTCGCGGCGGTATGGGTGGAATGGGCGGTATGGGTGGAGGAATGGATTACTAA
- a CDS encoding co-chaperone GroES, giving the protein MKVKPLADRILVKRVEEKEVKKGGIIIPDTAKEKPMEAEVVSLGHGKVSDEGKTIPFQVKEGDKVLIGKYSGTEVKVGDEEYLILREDEVLAVVK; this is encoded by the coding sequence ATGAAGGTAAAACCTTTAGCAGATCGAATCCTTGTGAAGAGGGTTGAGGAAAAAGAGGTTAAAAAGGGAGGAATTATTATTCCTGATACAGCCAAGGAAAAGCCCATGGAAGCGGAAGTGGTTTCCCTCGGGCATGGCAAGGTTTCGGATGAAGGAAAGACCATCCCATTTCAAGTGAAGGAAGGGGATAAGGTTTTGATTGGTAAATATTCTGGAACCGAAGTGAAGGTGGGCGATGAAGAGTATCTCATTTTGAGAGAGGATGAAGTTTTGGCGGTCGTGAAATAA
- the dnaK gene encoding molecular chaperone DnaK: MGKVIGIDLGTTNSCVAVLEGGEPVVIANREGGRTTPSIVGFAKSGDRLVGLTAKRQAVTNPQNTVFSIKRFMGRKFSEVQQEIKLVPYQVQAASNNDAHVKIGDKVYSPPEISSMILQKLKEDAEAYLGEKVTQAVITVPAYFNDSQRQATKDAGKIAGLEVLRIINEPTSASLAYGLDKKKNEKIAVYDLGGGTFDISILEIGDGVFEVKSTNGDTHLGGDDFDQRIMHWLADEFKKENGIDLRNDPMALQRLKEAAEKAKCELSSAQESEINLPFITADASGPKHLTVKLTRSKLEQLVGDLVQRTVGPVTQAMKDAKLATSEIDEVILVGGQTRMPKVQQIVKEFFEKEPHKGVNPDEVVAVGAAIQAGVLKGEVTDVLLLDVTPLSLGIETLGGVATKLIERNTTVPTKKSEIFSTASDSQTSVEIHVLQGERQMAKDNKTIGRFQLVGVPPAPRGVPQIEVTFDIDANGILHVSAKDLGTGKEQKIKIQASSGLTESEIQNMVKDAEKFADEDRKKREVIESRNKADNTVYQSEKFLTEQKDKISEPHRERLEGAIKKVKEVLSSEDKTVIDERSEELIKVWQEISGELYQKASASQESQGHQASEKAGKKENQPEDVIDADYEVVDEKGKKKDQ, from the coding sequence ATGGGTAAAGTGATTGGCATTGATTTAGGAACGACGAATTCATGTGTTGCAGTGCTTGAAGGTGGAGAGCCTGTTGTTATTGCAAATAGAGAGGGAGGAAGGACGACGCCTTCGATTGTTGGGTTTGCCAAAAGTGGAGATCGTTTGGTGGGACTCACTGCAAAGCGGCAGGCAGTCACCAATCCGCAAAACACGGTGTTTTCGATTAAAAGATTTATGGGGCGCAAGTTTTCAGAGGTTCAACAGGAAATTAAGTTGGTCCCTTATCAGGTTCAAGCTGCATCGAATAACGATGCGCATGTGAAAATAGGAGATAAGGTTTATTCGCCCCCTGAAATTTCTTCCATGATTCTTCAGAAACTCAAAGAGGATGCTGAAGCTTATTTGGGTGAAAAAGTGACTCAAGCGGTCATTACGGTTCCGGCTTATTTTAATGATAGTCAGCGTCAGGCGACCAAGGATGCGGGTAAGATTGCGGGGTTAGAGGTTCTTCGGATTATTAATGAGCCGACGTCAGCTTCTTTAGCTTATGGACTTGACAAGAAGAAAAATGAGAAGATCGCCGTTTATGATTTAGGAGGCGGTACTTTTGACATTTCCATTCTTGAAATTGGCGATGGTGTTTTTGAGGTGAAATCCACGAATGGAGATACGCATTTGGGCGGAGATGATTTTGATCAGAGAATTATGCATTGGCTTGCGGATGAATTCAAAAAAGAGAATGGTATTGATTTAAGAAATGATCCGATGGCGCTTCAGAGGCTTAAAGAGGCGGCTGAGAAGGCAAAGTGCGAGCTTTCAAGCGCCCAGGAGTCGGAGATTAATCTTCCCTTTATTACAGCGGATGCTTCAGGTCCGAAGCATTTGACAGTGAAATTAACACGCTCAAAGTTGGAGCAGCTGGTAGGTGATTTGGTCCAGAGAACGGTGGGCCCTGTGACACAGGCTATGAAAGATGCCAAGCTCGCTACATCGGAGATTGACGAAGTCATTTTGGTCGGTGGACAGACGCGAATGCCAAAGGTTCAGCAGATTGTGAAAGAGTTTTTTGAGAAGGAGCCTCATAAAGGGGTGAATCCGGATGAAGTGGTGGCTGTAGGTGCGGCCATTCAGGCGGGGGTTCTCAAGGGCGAGGTGACGGATGTTTTGCTTTTGGATGTGACCCCTCTTTCTCTCGGGATTGAAACCTTGGGAGGAGTTGCCACTAAATTGATTGAGCGAAACACGACGGTTCCCACAAAGAAAAGTGAAATCTTTAGTACGGCTTCGGATTCTCAAACGAGTGTTGAGATTCATGTTCTTCAAGGTGAACGGCAAATGGCCAAGGATAATAAAACCATTGGGAGATTTCAGTTGGTGGGTGTTCCTCCGGCTCCCAGAGGAGTTCCTCAAATCGAAGTGACGTTTGACATCGATGCGAATGGAATTCTGCATGTTTCGGCCAAAGATTTAGGGACTGGAAAAGAGCAGAAGATTAAGATTCAGGCCTCGAGTGGTCTCACCGAATCTGAAATTCAGAATATGGTGAAAGATGCTGAGAAATTTGCAGACGAGGATAGGAAAAAAAGAGAGGTGATCGAGTCTCGTAATAAGGCAGATAATACCGTTTATCAAAGTGAAAAGTTTTTGACTGAACAGAAAGACAAGATCAGTGAGCCTCATCGAGAACGTTTAGAGGGGGCGATTAAGAAAGTTAAAGAAGTTTTAAGTTCTGAAGATAAAACGGTTATCGACGAGCGAAGTGAAGAGTTGATCAAGGTGTGGCAGGAGATTTCAGGAGAGCTTTATCAGAAGGCATCTGCTTCTCAAGAAAGTCAAGGTCATCAAGCCTCAGAAAAGGCTGGGAAAAAAGAAAACCAGCCTGAAGACGTGATTGATGCAGACTATGAAGTGGTGGATGAAAAGGGAAAAAAGAAAGATCAATAA